One segment of Salvelinus alpinus chromosome 1, SLU_Salpinus.1, whole genome shotgun sequence DNA contains the following:
- the cant1a gene encoding soluble calcium-activated nucleotidase 1 isoform X3, translating into MPVSPGYTQLEQNDPSMNPLHISVGGLPMLASMTNTPDPRFRLNLRAIVALALALALVLLYMHLNPGSFSEVPSSRNWQSGHTGMEVDVAADRYNDTYPLSTPERTPQGTRYRIGVIADLDTDSRSDKKLTWFSYMRRGHLLVSESGTKVAVEWDAERVLLESHLAEKGRGMELSELVVFNGKLYSVDDRTGVVYHIDGSKAVPWVILPDGDGSVSKGFKAEWLAVKDEHLYVGGLGKEWTTTTGEVVNNNPEWVKVVGHRGDVQHQNWVPKYNLLRSAVGIEPPGYLIHESAAWSDSLQRWFFLPRRASKERYDETADERRAANLVLSCSPDFQDVTVNRVGPHNPTHGFSSFKFVPNTDDQIIVALKSEEDAGKIASYIMAFTLDGQILLPETKIGDVKYEGLEFI; encoded by the exons ATGCCTGTTTCTCCAGGCTACACCCAACTGGAGCAGAATGATCCGTCTATGAACCCCCTGCACATCTCAGTCGGAGGACTTCCCATGTTGGCCTCCATGACCAACACCCCAGACCCCCGATTCCGCCTCAATTTGAGGGCCATCGTAGCCCTGGCCCTGGCCCTGGCCCTGGTCCTCCTCTACATGCACCTGAACCCGGGCTCCTTCTCCGAGGTCCCCAGCTCCCGTAACTGGCAGTCTGGCCACACGGGGATGGAGGTGGACGTGGCGGCCGACCGCTACAATGACACTTACCCGCTCAGCACCCCCGAGCGGACGCCGCAGGGCACGCGCTACCGCATCGGGGTCATCGCCGACCTGGACACGGACTCGCGCAGCGACAAGAAGCTGACGTGGTTCAGCTACATGCGCCGGGGCCACCTGCTGGTGTCGGAGAGTGGCACCAAGGTGGCCGTGGAATGGGATGCGGAGAGGGTCCTGCTGGAGAGCCACCTGGCGGAGAAGGGCCGGGGCATGGAGCTGTCAGAGCTGGTGGTGTTCAACGGGAAGCTGTACAGCGTGGACGACCGAACGGGCGTGGTCTACCACATCGACGGCAGCAAGGCTGTGCCCTGGGTCATCCTACCCGACGGGGACGGCTCCGTCTCCAAAG GGTTCAAGGCTGAGTGGCTAGCGGTAAAGGACGAGCACTTGTACGTGGGTGGCCTGGGGAAAGAGTGGACAACCACCACGGGGGAGGTGGTCAACAACAACCCTGAGTGGGTGAAGGTGGTGGGCCATCGGGGGGACGTGCAGCACCAGAACTGGGTCCCCAAGTACAACCTCCTGAGGTCCGCAGTTGGGATCGAACCTCCAG GTTACCTGATCCACGAGTCGGCCGCGTGGAGCGACAGCCTGCAGCGCTGGTTCTTCCTCCCACGCCGCGCTAGCAAAGAGCGCTACGACGAGACGGCCGACGAGCGCCGCGCTGCCAACCTCGTCCTCAGCTGCTCGCCGGACTTCCAGGACGTCACTGTGAACCGGGTGGGCCCGCATAACCCCACTCACGGCTTCTCCTCCTTCAAGTTTGTCCCCAACACGGACGATCAGATCATCGTGGCTCTCAAGTCGGAGGAGGACGCTGGGAAAATCGCCTCGTACATAATGGCATTCACACTGGACGGCCAGATCCTGTTACCTGAAACCAAGATAGGAGACGTGAAGTATGAGGGTCTGGAGTTCATTTAG
- the cant1a gene encoding soluble calcium-activated nucleotidase 1 isoform X2 — MDRGPSPMPVSPGYTQLEQNDPSMNPLHISVGGLPMLASMTNTPDPRFRLNLRAIVALALALALVLLYMHLNPGSFSEVPSSRNWQSGHTGMEVDVAADRYNDTYPLSTPERTPQGTRYRIGVIADLDTDSRSDKKLTWFSYMRRGHLLVSESGTKVAVEWDAERVLLESHLAEKGRGMELSELVVFNGKLYSVDDRTGVVYHIDGSKAVPWVILPDGDGSVSKGFKAEWLAVKDEHLYVGGLGKEWTTTTGEVVNNNPEWVKVVGHRGDVQHQNWVPKYNLLRSAVGIEPPGYLIHESAAWSDSLQRWFFLPRRASKERYDETADERRAANLVLSCSPDFQDVTVNRVGPHNPTHGFSSFKFVPNTDDQIIVALKSEEDAGKIASYIMAFTLDGQILLPETKIGDVKYEGLEFI, encoded by the exons ATGGACAGAG GTCCCTCCCCCATGCCTGTTTCTCCAGGCTACACCCAACTGGAGCAGAATGATCCGTCTATGAACCCCCTGCACATCTCAGTCGGAGGACTTCCCATGTTGGCCTCCATGACCAACACCCCAGACCCCCGATTCCGCCTCAATTTGAGGGCCATCGTAGCCCTGGCCCTGGCCCTGGCCCTGGTCCTCCTCTACATGCACCTGAACCCGGGCTCCTTCTCCGAGGTCCCCAGCTCCCGTAACTGGCAGTCTGGCCACACGGGGATGGAGGTGGACGTGGCGGCCGACCGCTACAATGACACTTACCCGCTCAGCACCCCCGAGCGGACGCCGCAGGGCACGCGCTACCGCATCGGGGTCATCGCCGACCTGGACACGGACTCGCGCAGCGACAAGAAGCTGACGTGGTTCAGCTACATGCGCCGGGGCCACCTGCTGGTGTCGGAGAGTGGCACCAAGGTGGCCGTGGAATGGGATGCGGAGAGGGTCCTGCTGGAGAGCCACCTGGCGGAGAAGGGCCGGGGCATGGAGCTGTCAGAGCTGGTGGTGTTCAACGGGAAGCTGTACAGCGTGGACGACCGAACGGGCGTGGTCTACCACATCGACGGCAGCAAGGCTGTGCCCTGGGTCATCCTACCCGACGGGGACGGCTCCGTCTCCAAAG GGTTCAAGGCTGAGTGGCTAGCGGTAAAGGACGAGCACTTGTACGTGGGTGGCCTGGGGAAAGAGTGGACAACCACCACGGGGGAGGTGGTCAACAACAACCCTGAGTGGGTGAAGGTGGTGGGCCATCGGGGGGACGTGCAGCACCAGAACTGGGTCCCCAAGTACAACCTCCTGAGGTCCGCAGTTGGGATCGAACCTCCAG GTTACCTGATCCACGAGTCGGCCGCGTGGAGCGACAGCCTGCAGCGCTGGTTCTTCCTCCCACGCCGCGCTAGCAAAGAGCGCTACGACGAGACGGCCGACGAGCGCCGCGCTGCCAACCTCGTCCTCAGCTGCTCGCCGGACTTCCAGGACGTCACTGTGAACCGGGTGGGCCCGCATAACCCCACTCACGGCTTCTCCTCCTTCAAGTTTGTCCCCAACACGGACGATCAGATCATCGTGGCTCTCAAGTCGGAGGAGGACGCTGGGAAAATCGCCTCGTACATAATGGCATTCACACTGGACGGCCAGATCCTGTTACCTGAAACCAAGATAGGAGACGTGAAGTATGAGGGTCTGGAGTTCATTTAG
- the cant1a gene encoding soluble calcium-activated nucleotidase 1 isoform X1: MTVGQHSGRRRRRKGPSPMPVSPGYTQLEQNDPSMNPLHISVGGLPMLASMTNTPDPRFRLNLRAIVALALALALVLLYMHLNPGSFSEVPSSRNWQSGHTGMEVDVAADRYNDTYPLSTPERTPQGTRYRIGVIADLDTDSRSDKKLTWFSYMRRGHLLVSESGTKVAVEWDAERVLLESHLAEKGRGMELSELVVFNGKLYSVDDRTGVVYHIDGSKAVPWVILPDGDGSVSKGFKAEWLAVKDEHLYVGGLGKEWTTTTGEVVNNNPEWVKVVGHRGDVQHQNWVPKYNLLRSAVGIEPPGYLIHESAAWSDSLQRWFFLPRRASKERYDETADERRAANLVLSCSPDFQDVTVNRVGPHNPTHGFSSFKFVPNTDDQIIVALKSEEDAGKIASYIMAFTLDGQILLPETKIGDVKYEGLEFI; this comes from the exons ATGACAGTCGGACAGCAttcaggaaggaggaggagaagaaagg GTCCCTCCCCCATGCCTGTTTCTCCAGGCTACACCCAACTGGAGCAGAATGATCCGTCTATGAACCCCCTGCACATCTCAGTCGGAGGACTTCCCATGTTGGCCTCCATGACCAACACCCCAGACCCCCGATTCCGCCTCAATTTGAGGGCCATCGTAGCCCTGGCCCTGGCCCTGGCCCTGGTCCTCCTCTACATGCACCTGAACCCGGGCTCCTTCTCCGAGGTCCCCAGCTCCCGTAACTGGCAGTCTGGCCACACGGGGATGGAGGTGGACGTGGCGGCCGACCGCTACAATGACACTTACCCGCTCAGCACCCCCGAGCGGACGCCGCAGGGCACGCGCTACCGCATCGGGGTCATCGCCGACCTGGACACGGACTCGCGCAGCGACAAGAAGCTGACGTGGTTCAGCTACATGCGCCGGGGCCACCTGCTGGTGTCGGAGAGTGGCACCAAGGTGGCCGTGGAATGGGATGCGGAGAGGGTCCTGCTGGAGAGCCACCTGGCGGAGAAGGGCCGGGGCATGGAGCTGTCAGAGCTGGTGGTGTTCAACGGGAAGCTGTACAGCGTGGACGACCGAACGGGCGTGGTCTACCACATCGACGGCAGCAAGGCTGTGCCCTGGGTCATCCTACCCGACGGGGACGGCTCCGTCTCCAAAG GGTTCAAGGCTGAGTGGCTAGCGGTAAAGGACGAGCACTTGTACGTGGGTGGCCTGGGGAAAGAGTGGACAACCACCACGGGGGAGGTGGTCAACAACAACCCTGAGTGGGTGAAGGTGGTGGGCCATCGGGGGGACGTGCAGCACCAGAACTGGGTCCCCAAGTACAACCTCCTGAGGTCCGCAGTTGGGATCGAACCTCCAG GTTACCTGATCCACGAGTCGGCCGCGTGGAGCGACAGCCTGCAGCGCTGGTTCTTCCTCCCACGCCGCGCTAGCAAAGAGCGCTACGACGAGACGGCCGACGAGCGCCGCGCTGCCAACCTCGTCCTCAGCTGCTCGCCGGACTTCCAGGACGTCACTGTGAACCGGGTGGGCCCGCATAACCCCACTCACGGCTTCTCCTCCTTCAAGTTTGTCCCCAACACGGACGATCAGATCATCGTGGCTCTCAAGTCGGAGGAGGACGCTGGGAAAATCGCCTCGTACATAATGGCATTCACACTGGACGGCCAGATCCTGTTACCTGAAACCAAGATAGGAGACGTGAAGTATGAGGGTCTGGAGTTCATTTAG